A window of the Acidovorax sp. YS12 genome harbors these coding sequences:
- a CDS encoding acyl-CoA dehydrogenase family protein, which produces MADWNTHTVFNQVEEPTGINLLTADPALAEALQRADAGWALPALTQYAARLGDAATWRLAEEANRHLPTLHGFDARGRRIDQVEFHPSWHALMEMYRGQGLIGQPFADTRKGRWAAWAAGFYLHGQVEQGTLCPATMTTASIPVLQKEPALWAQLQAQLLSPAYDARDLPLARKTSLWLGMGMTEKQGGSDVRANTTVATPIGAGGRGGEYLLRGHKWFFSAPMCDAHLVVARTGAGGPSSSNLACFFVPRWRPDGSKNAVNVQRLKDKVGNRSNSSSEVEFQDAWGILMGEEGRGIPTIIEMATYTRLNCVLGSAAILRQALVQAIAYARQREVFGKRLAEQPLMRAVLADLALESEAAMALALRLAEAYEDEADPVQRAYKRILTPAAKFWVCKRGVECTGEAMEVLGGNGYVDTSVVARLFRESPVNSIWEGSGNVMCLDVLRAIAREPEAAQALFADLADAAAGEPRLLATLQSLRGLLAQPPAQLEALARVLAQRLVLVAQAALLRRHAPAAVADAFIASRFGDADAGRVVGALDTRAIAVDALLARALAA; this is translated from the coding sequence ATGGCCGACTGGAACACCCACACCGTTTTCAACCAGGTGGAAGAGCCCACGGGCATCAACCTGCTCACGGCCGACCCGGCCCTGGCCGAGGCGCTGCAGCGCGCCGACGCCGGCTGGGCCCTGCCCGCGCTCACGCAGTACGCCGCGCGCCTGGGCGACGCCGCCACCTGGCGCCTGGCCGAGGAGGCCAACCGCCACCTGCCCACGCTGCACGGCTTCGACGCACGCGGGCGCCGCATCGACCAGGTGGAGTTCCACCCGAGCTGGCATGCGCTCATGGAAATGTACCGTGGCCAGGGCCTGATCGGGCAGCCCTTCGCCGACACCCGCAAGGGCCGCTGGGCCGCCTGGGCCGCGGGCTTCTACCTGCACGGCCAGGTGGAGCAGGGCACGCTGTGCCCGGCCACCATGACCACGGCCAGCATCCCCGTGCTGCAGAAGGAACCGGCGCTGTGGGCACAGCTGCAGGCGCAGCTGCTGAGCCCGGCCTACGACGCGCGCGACCTGCCGCTGGCGCGGAAAACATCGCTCTGGCTCGGCATGGGCATGACCGAGAAGCAGGGCGGCTCGGACGTGCGCGCCAACACCACGGTGGCCACGCCCATCGGCGCGGGCGGGCGCGGCGGCGAATACCTGCTGCGCGGCCACAAGTGGTTCTTCTCGGCGCCGATGTGCGATGCGCATCTGGTGGTGGCGCGCACCGGCGCGGGCGGGCCATCCTCTTCCAATTTGGCCTGCTTCTTCGTGCCGCGCTGGCGCCCCGACGGCAGCAAGAACGCCGTGAACGTGCAGCGCCTCAAGGACAAGGTGGGCAACCGCAGCAATTCGAGCAGCGAGGTCGAGTTCCAGGACGCCTGGGGCATCCTCATGGGCGAGGAAGGCCGGGGCATTCCCACCATCATCGAGATGGCCACGTACACCCGCCTGAACTGCGTGCTGGGCAGCGCCGCCATCCTGCGCCAGGCGCTGGTGCAGGCCATCGCCTACGCGCGCCAGCGCGAGGTGTTCGGCAAGCGCCTGGCCGAACAGCCGCTGATGCGCGCCGTGCTGGCCGACCTGGCGCTGGAGAGCGAAGCCGCCATGGCGCTAGCGCTGCGCCTGGCCGAGGCCTACGAGGACGAAGCCGACCCCGTGCAGCGCGCGTACAAGCGCATCCTCACGCCCGCCGCCAAGTTCTGGGTGTGCAAGCGCGGCGTGGAATGCACGGGCGAGGCCATGGAGGTGCTGGGCGGCAACGGCTACGTGGACACCAGCGTCGTCGCGCGCCTGTTCCGCGAGTCGCCCGTCAACTCCATCTGGGAAGGCTCGGGCAACGTGATGTGCCTGGACGTGCTGCGCGCCATCGCGCGCGAGCCCGAGGCGGCGCAGGCGCTGTTCGCCGACCTGGCCGACGCCGCCGCGGGCGAGCCGCGCCTGCTGGCCACGCTGCAGTCGCTGCGCGGCCTGCTGGCCCAGCCGCCCGCGCAGCTCGAAGCCCTGGCGCGCGTGCTCGCGCAGCGCCTGGTGCTGGTGGCCCAGGCCGCGCTGCTGCGCCGCCATGCGCCCGCCGCCGTGGCCGATGCCTTCATCGCCTCGCGCTTCGGTGACGCCGACGCGGGCCGCGTGGTGGGCGCGCTGGACACGCGCGCCATCGCCGTCGATGCACTGCTGGCACGCGCGCTGGCCGCCTGA
- a CDS encoding TetR/AcrR family transcriptional regulator, translating to MASRGVRVSTPPQDAPQIRRRPRQSRAQASAQALQDAFVRVLLERGYEKTTIREVAAVAGVGVGTFYEYFGNMRALAALCIHQRVKALADAGQAAVDAARGRPLARVLDAQLDVQVGQVMAEAPVWAALFLVERQVSTPQAFRKHYEAYVALWQRTLEAAAGAPHDAAGAARLLHAMTYGWVSQSLLAQGPWVDAAALRAQLGQAVQAYAATLQSGPAAAADS from the coding sequence ATGGCCTCGCGAGGTGTTCGGGTTTCAACGCCGCCGCAGGACGCGCCGCAGATCCGCCGCCGCCCGCGCCAGTCGCGCGCCCAGGCGAGCGCGCAGGCGCTGCAGGATGCGTTTGTTCGGGTTTTGCTCGAACGCGGCTACGAGAAAACCACCATCCGCGAGGTGGCGGCCGTGGCCGGCGTCGGCGTGGGCACGTTCTACGAATACTTCGGCAACATGCGCGCGCTGGCGGCGCTGTGCATCCACCAGCGCGTGAAGGCGCTGGCCGATGCGGGGCAGGCCGCCGTCGATGCCGCGCGCGGGCGGCCGCTGGCGCGGGTGCTGGACGCGCAGCTCGACGTGCAGGTGGGCCAGGTGATGGCCGAGGCGCCGGTGTGGGCGGCGCTGTTTCTGGTGGAGCGCCAGGTGTCCACGCCGCAGGCCTTTCGCAAGCACTACGAGGCCTACGTGGCGCTGTGGCAGCGCACGCTGGAGGCGGCGGCCGGCGCGCCGCACGATGCGGCAGGGGCGGCGCGGCTGCTGCACGCCATGACCTACGGCTGGGTCTCGCAGTCGCTGCTGGCGCAGGGGCCGTGGGTCGACGCGGCGGCGCTGCGCGCGCAGCTCGGTCAGGCCGTGCAGGCCTATGCGGCCACGCTGCAGTCCGGGCCGGCTGCGGCAGCGGACTCCTGA